DNA from Hwangdonia lutea:
GTGAAATTACCCTGTTTTTTGGGCGCTAAAAAATAGCTGTATGTTTTTTTATATGATCGAACGCCGTTAATCCACGAATTACTTACCGATTGGTTTGGACCGCCAACAACCGTAAACCCGGTAAAACTTGGTGGGTTAAAATTGTCGCCATCTTGATTCATTTCAAAATCGACACGTAAACGCTCGTTTACGCCTAATTTCTTTTTACTAACCTTGGCTTCAAATTTTACCTGCGAAAAGGCAAAGCTTGTAACAAGCATGAGTATTAAAATGGATATGTGTTTTTTAAGTTTCATTTATCTTTTCAAAATGGATTCCTGCCTACGCAGGAATGACAAAAATGATCTAATATTTCTTTAATTCTTTCAACGTCTTTTTTTTTTAAAAGACCCACAAGGTTTTTAAAACCTTGCAGGAAACTGCAAACTAAAACAGAATTAATCTTATAGCTTCGGTCTTCAAACTTCCAACTTTTTTACCAATCTTTTTCGGTTTTTATTTTGATGCCTTTTTGCTTTTCGGCATTCATTTTTTCTTGCACCTTTTTTTCTTGGTTATTCATGGCCTCCAATAAACTTTTTATTTGCTGTGGCGATAATTGTCCGGGTTGCGGCTTTGGCTTTTGCTGTTCTTTTTTCTTGTCGTCATCACCTTTGCCTTTATCTTCTTTCTCGTCTTTAGGCTTGCCTTCGTCATCTTTTTTATCGTCGCCTTCTTTTTTATCCTTATCGCCTTCGTCTTTGTTGTCTTCTTTATTGTCGCCTTCGTTATCTTTTTTATCTTGGTTTTGCTCGTCTTTGTTCTCGTCCTTGTTATCCTTGTTTTCGTCGTCTTTATTTTCGTCTTGCTGGTCTTTTTGCTGTTCTGCACATTCTTTTGCCAATCCTAAATTATAACGTGTTTCATCATCGGCAGGGTTATTTCGCAATGCGCTTTTATAGGCTTCAACGGCTTCTTTACACTTTTTGTTCTGCATTAAAATATTGCCAATATTATGAAATGCTTTGTGTTTTTCAGCTTTAGATGCTGCATTTTCGGCCGCTTGCTGATGGCGGAATAAAGCTTCCTCATAATTGCCTTTTTTGTAATACGAATTTCCTAAATTGTATATGCCCGCAACACTCGTTGGTTGTTCCGATATGGCTTTTCTGTATGCCATTTCAGCCGAAACAAAATCGTCTTCGTTAGCCAAAGTATTGCCTTCGTACACATAATTATTGGCTTTTTTTAACGCCATTAATTGCTCTTTTTCTTGTGCAAAAGAAAAGGCCGTAAATAAGGTTAATATAAATATGGATATGTGTTTCATTTTTATCGATTCTAAATTCTAATATAGAAAACCTTTTAGTTTAAGTTCGTTAAAAATTTTATAAATGTTTATTAATAATAGCTTAATTCATAAGGTTTTCGCTTTCGCGGAAATGACAATTTCAACGGATGCTTTGAAACATGTTTCAAAGCGATACTTTACAAGTTTTCGTTAAACAGATTCAACTTTTTCAACCATGCCGTTTTTCGTTCTAAAAGAAAAACATCCAGGAGTAAAAAGAAAATACCAAAGCCTAAAAACCATTGAAACTGGTCTTTATATTCGGCAAATTGTTTGGCTTCAAACTCGGTTTTATCCATTTTATTTAAAATTTCCCTGATATTTTCAACCACATCGCTGGTGCTTTTACCGTTTATATAGGCACCATTGGCTTCTGCGGCAATTTTTTTAAGTGTTTCTTCATCCAACCGCGTAATCACCGTTTCGCCTTGGTTATCCTTTTTATAATTTAAAACAATACCATTGCGTTTTTCGGGAATGGGACCACCTTTTACATCGCCCACGCCAATAGTAAAAATCCGAATACCTTCCTTATTGGCTTCTTCGGCAAGTGCAACGGCATTTTCGCCGTGGTCTTCTCCATCAGAAATAATAATGAGTACCCGGTTGGTTTGCTGCTCGTCATCAAAGTATGTTTTAGCCAATTTAATGGCTTCGTCAATGGCGGTTCCCTGCGACGAAAGCATATCGGTATTCATGCTGTTTAAAAACATTTTAGCCGACGCATAATCTGTGGTTATGGGCAATTGCGGAAACGCTTTTCCCGCATAAGCGATAATACCAACGCGATCGCTTGCCAAATTATTTATGATTTGCGTGACCAATTGTTTCGATTTTTCCAATCGGTTGGGGGCAATATCTTCGGCGAGCATACTTTTTGAGACATCGACAGCAAAAACAATATCGACGCCTTCGCGTTTTACGGTTTCTAACTTGGTGCCTATTTTAGGGTTTACCAACGCTAAGGTTAAACAGGCAAATGCCAAACTTAAAACCACTATTTTTAAAATGGATTTGAATAAAGACCTATTAGGACTTAATCTTTTAAGCAGCTTTTTATCGGCAAATTTTTGCTGAGCTTTGTGTTTCCAGATTTGAAGCACCAAAAAGAACAGGATTATTACCGGAATAATTCCCAGTGCCCAAAACCATATTTTTTCTTCTAACTGCATGTACTGTTTATTTGTTTTTCGTGGATTTGTTTAGTTGTTTTAAAACAAATTTCAATTTCCTGTATTTTTAAAAACACTTCGACAAGCTCAGTGTGACTTAATATATTCTATTTGTGTTTTACTTAATATTCTATTTGTGTTTTACTTATTATCTTTTTTCTTGTTTCGGTATTATGAGATTTCCGCCTTCGCGGAAATGAAAAAAACATATTTTATATAAAACTTCTAAAAAAGGTAAAGCGCAATAGTAATTCTAAAAGCAATAATGCTCCTGCTAAAAGGACTAATGAACGATACTTTTCTTCGTAATTATAAAATTTAAATTCTTCAATTTCTGTTTTTTCAAGCTTGTTTATTTCGTTGTAAATTTCTTCTAATTTCTTGTTGTTGGTCGCTCTAAAATATTTGCCACCCGTAACTTGGGCAATTTCTTTAAGTAGTTCTTCATCTATTTCAACTTGGGCACGTGCATATTGAAAATTACCATTGGGCAATATGCTAACCGGAGTTAACGCAGTGCCATTGGTGCCAATACCAATCGTGTATGTTTTTATATCGTATTCCAAAGCGAGTTCGCTAGCAATTTTTGGGTCTATAAATCCAGAATTGTTAACGCCATCAGTTAATAAAATAATAACCTTACTAGATGCTTTGCTATCTTTCAATCGATTTACCGAGGTGGCTAAACCCATGCCAATGGCTGTACCGCCTTCAATAATCGTATTGTATTTTATATCCTTTAAAGAGCGTAAAACGATAGATTTATCGCTGGTTATTGGTGTTTTGGTAAAGCTTTCGCCGGCATATTCCACCAAACCGATTCTGTCGTTTGGTCGGCCTTTAATAAATTCGGCTGCTACTTTTTTTAAAGCTTCTAACCGATTTGGCGATAAATCTTTAGCCAACATACTTGCCGACACATCAATGGCCATTACAATATCGATGCCTTTGGTGGTTTTGGTTCTTGTTGAAACATCAACCGTTTGTGGCCTTGCAATGGCCAATATTAATAAAGCCAATGCCATTAATCTTAAAACAAACAGCAAGTGCTTTACTTTTGGCAGCCACGAATTTGTGGTTTTAAAGCCTTTTAAGCTCGACATTTTTAATTCGGCTGTTTGCTTTTTATGTTTTAACACGTACCAAAAGAGCGCTAATGGCAACAGTAGCAATAGCCAAAACAGTTCTTTATTTAAAAATTGAATTCCCTCAAACATTATTCTTCGGCTTCTTTTAGTTCTACTGAATATAAAATACGTTCTACCATTTGGTCTGCATAGGTGTCATTTTCTGCACTTGTAATTATAATTTGTTGCAAAACGTTTTGCGATGCAAACTGAAGCATGGTGTATTTTCCACTTTGAAGTTTTTCTGAAGTGAGGTTTGGTATTTTTAATGTCCCGTGGGTTTTTAACCCTTCGGCACCATTTGGTGTTGTAAATTTATCTCTTAATACAACAATGTCTTTGGCGCCTTTTGCTTCGAAGGCTTTAAGGCTGTTTTCTGAAACCTTTTCCAAATCTATGTTGTTTTCTCCCGCGTTGTTCAACACAGTTGTGCTTACCGTTACCGAAAAGAAATCTAAAAGTGTACCATAACTAAACGCCGAAACCGACATGTTGCTTTTGGCCCCCTCTGCCATCGGTACCTCAACACGCTTTAAAACTTTTGGAGTTGAAATGGTTATTGGTGGATAACCATAGGCGCTGGTAACCCAATTGCCCTCTAAAAGCTCCTTGCTTTCGTGCCCAATAATGGTGTCTTTAACATAGCTAAAACCATACTTTAAACCAAAGCCAACAAAGGTTGATATGAGTAAAAACACACCAATAGCCACGGTTATTATAACTTTTTTACGCTTCTTTTTGCGGGCTTGTTCGGCTTTGTATTTTTCGTCTAAAAGTTTTTCTTCTTCTGTGGGTTCGGGCAATGCCTCTTTAACATTATCGATTTCAACATCAATGGTATTTCTGTCTAATTTTGCCAATTCAACATCTGGAGCAGATTTTGCGAATTTCACTAAATCGGCACGTTTTAAAATGCTTTCAAGTTTTTTAATATCGTCTTTACTAATATCAACTTGATTGCCATCTTTTAGTAAATTAAGTCGGCTTATCAATTCATCTGTAGTGCTTTCCAAGGCGCGGTCGTAAACCTTTTCATCAAGATATTTTCTGATGATGAATGTGAGCTCAGAATAGTAATCCTTAAGGTTTTCGTGTTCTAAATATTGGCTTTCGTCAAGTTTTTTTAAGGCTAATTTTGCTCTGTCGTAAGGGGGCAATAAAGCAATTTGTTCTTCTTCTGAAAGCGGTTTTTTTCGCCAAATAAACCAATAGATTAAAAACCCAATAATGCCGATTATTAGTAGTGTTAGCAATACATATTTCCACCAATTGCTTCCGCTTTTATCCACTTCAATAATAGGCTTTATGTCGTACAACCCTTGTTTTGTGGTATCAACAACCACATTATGTACTTCAACTTTTAGCGAATCTGTAAATATGGTTTTATCGCCAATAATAATTTTTTGCCTCGGAATGGTGTACGAGCCCGAATCGAATTGGGTTAAACCGTATTTTTTTATAAGATTGAATCTGTCGTTGTTTTTTAAGGTATCTACTTTATAGGATTCAATCATTTCCAAGGGTGAAAATGTTTGTCCTTCGGGAAACACGACTAAACTCGTTGAATCGGTTTCCACTTGAATACTGTAAGTGATTTGCTCTCCAATTTTTATGGAGGTTGAATCGATGGCCGAAGTAACTTGGGCGTTTAAAACGGAAAAAGAGCATAGGAAAAAGAAAATAACGCTTGAAGCCCGAAGCCTGAAGCTTGAAGTTTTTTTGCCTTTATCTTTAATATTTATCTTAATTTTTTTATCCATTTTTGCTTTCTTCATGCTTCTAACTTCGCACTCATTAGCCTCTTCTTTTAAAATAGCCCAACAGTTTTTTTACATAACTTTCATCCACACGACAATCAATTATGCCCGCACCCGATTTGGTAAAGGCATCCGTATAATAGTCTACTTTTTCTTGATAGAACTTGCCGTAATTACGCCTTACTTTTTTTGATGCCGTATTAACCAACATTAACTCACCAGTTTCTTCATCTTGCATTTGTACCATGCCTAAATTAGGCAAGTCTTCTTCACGTTTATCATACACGCGAATGCCCGTAACATCGTGTTTTCCAGAAACGATTTTCATGGTTTGTTTATAATCGTCAGCAATAAAATCGGACAGTACAAACACAATGGCTTTCTTTTTCATTACGTTCGATAAAAACTTTAAAGCTTCGGCAATATTGGTTTGTTTGCTTTCTGGTTGAAACTCAATCAATTCACGAATAATACGCAATACATGCGAACGTCCTTTTTTGGGCGGAATATAAAGTTCTACTTTATCAGAAAATAAAATGAGCCCTATTTTATCGTTGTTTTGGGTTGCTGAAAACGCTAAAGTTGCAGCAATTTCGGTAACCACTTCATTTTTAAATTGCTCTTGGGTACCGAATAATTCCGAGCCCGAAACATCTACCATAAGCATCATGGTGAGTTCGCGTTCTTCTTCAAAAACTTTAATATACGGTTCGTTGTAGCGCGCGGTTACATTCCAATCGATATTTCGCACATCGTCTCCAAATTGATACTGGCGTACTTCAGAAAAGGTCATACCACGCCCCTTAAAGGTAGAATGGTATTCGCCTCCAAAAATATGATCAGACAATCGCCGTGTCTTAATCTCAATTTTCCGTACTTTTTTTAGTAATTCTTTAGTATCCATGTTAGATATTCAAGGTTAAATATTAAAAGTTCAAGGTTAGGTTAACTTTAAACTTTAAATTTAAAACTTTGAACTTTTTTAAGGTACCTCAATCTCGTTTACAATTTTATTGATGATGTCTTCTGAGGTTACATTTTCGGCCTCAGCTTCGTAAGTAATGCCAATTCTATGCCTTAAAACATCGTGCACCACAGCACGCACATCTTCAGGAATTACATAGCCTCGGCGCTTAATAAAAGCGAAACATTTTGCCGCTGTTGCCAAATTAATACTACCACGAGGCGAAGCTCCAAAAGAGATTAATGGTTTTAAATCGGCTAGCTTATATTTTTCGGGGTAACGCGTGGCGAATATGATATCGAGGATGTATTTTTCGATTTTTTCATCCATATAAACCTCACGAACTACCTCTTGAGCTTTTAATATTTGCGCTACAGAAACCACAGGGTTTACTTTATCCCAGGCGCCTTTTAAATTGGCGCGCATAATAAACTGCTCTTCGTTTAGTTTGGGGTAATCTATAACGGTTTTTAGCATAAAACGATCTACCTGAGCTTCTGGTAACGGGTAAGTTCCTTCTTGCTCAACAGGGTTTTGTGTTGCCATTACCAAGAATGGTTTGTCTAAAGCAAAGGTTTCATCGCCAATGGTAACTTGCTTTTCCTGCATCGCCTCTAGTAAGGCCGATTGTACTTTTGCTGGCGCCCTGTTAATTTCATCAGCTAAAACAAAGTTTGCGAAAATAGGCCCTTTTTTAATCGAGAAATCGCTAACCTTCATGTTGTAAATTAAGGTTCCGGTAACATCGGCCGGTAACAAATCTGGTGTAAATTGTATTCTGCTAAAACTGCCATCAACCGCTTGTGATAAGGTGTTAATAGCTAATGTTTTTGCCAAACCGGGAACACCTTCAAGCAGAATGTGCCCTTGACCCAATAAGCCAATAAGCAAACGTTCAACCATGTGTTTTTGTCCCACGATAACCTTGTTCATCTCCAGCATGAGCAAATCAACAAAAGCACTTTCTTTTTCTATTTTTTCGTTAATGGTCTTAATATCAATTGTACCTGTCTCTTCCATTTTTTTATTTTTTTAAAAGCATGTCCTTTCAGCTTTGAATTCACCTTAATAAAACGGTTTTTTTTACGGTAAACCCAGAGCACAAAGGACACGAATATACCACTCTTTTTTTGAGCATTGCAAATTGTTAAAATTTTTATTGTAATGCTGTTAAAAATTGGTTAAAAGTTAAGCGGAATGCAATGATTACAGCGTTTAACATATAATTATGATAAGTTTATTGTAAATGTTGCATTTCTACTAAAGGCTATTCAATCTGTTTAAGTATTTTTATAAGATGAAAAACGCATAATATCTTATTAAAAATGACAAAAACCGCCCTAATTACTGGAGCAACAAGTGGCATTGGCGAAGCCACGGCTTATGAGTTCGCAAAACATGGGATTCACTTAGTGCTTTGCGGAAGACGATTAGAACGTTTAAAAACAATTCAGCAGGCTTTGGAAAAGCTAACCCACGTACATATTTTAAACTTTGATGTGCGCGATAAAGCCGAAACGCTGCGAGCTATAGAATCGCTTCCAAAAGCATTTAAAACCATCGATATTCTTATTAATAACGCTGGAAATGCACATGGCTTAGACCCTATTCAAGCAGGAGATTTAGACGATTGGGATGCCATGATGGACATTAACGTAAAAGGCTTACTTTATGTGAGCAAAGCCGTAATCCCGCAAATGACCGAAAGGCAATCAGGGCATATTATAAATATTGGGTCTTCGGCGGGTAAAGAGGTCTACCCCAAGGGCAATGTGTATTGTGCCAGTAAACATGCCGTTTTGGCCATAACCGAAGGGATGCGTATTGATTTGAATCCGTTTGGAATAAAAGTAGGCGCCATAAATCCAGGTTTGGTTGAAACCGAATTTTCGCAAGTGCGTTTTAAAGGCGATGCCGTTGCCGATACCGTTTACAAAGGCTACAAAGCGCTACAAGCCAAAGATGTTGCGGAGATTATTTACTTTGCCATTTCGCGTCCGCCACATGTTAATATTGCCGATTTATTGGTGTTTTGTACTGCGCAGGCGAGTTCGACGATAGTGAAAAGAGAACTTTAGAATTAAAACTATAAGAATCCCGCCTTCACGGGAATGACAAATAGACAATATTTAAAATGATCAACAAACGCCTTCTTATAAAACACCTTTTGGCTCACAACGATGAGAACAGTTTTTACGATAAAAAACGTAAAATCGATATTAGCCAAAAAGAAGGGAAGGCAAAGTTTTTAAAACATATTTGTGCGCTATCAAACAGCAACCCAAAAAACAACTCGTACATTGTAATTGGTGTTGAAGATGAGGATAATAATATTATTGGTGTCGATTTTTTTGACGATAGCAAAATCCAAAACCTCATTAACGCCTATTTAAATCACCCGCCCATTGTGCAGTACGAAAACATTCCGTTTCCGCATTTGCCCGACGATAAAGTTGTGGGTTTGGTCACCATTCGTCCCACGGGGAAAATTACATCGTTGCGCAAAAACATATGGAAATATTATGGCGGTTCGGTGTTTTTTAGAGACGGTAGCATGAGCATGCCAAAGGTGTTCGATATTGAACTAAAAGACATCAATTCCAAAATTGTCGAGGCCATTGAAAACCACGCGCAAAACAATATTGAGCATACCCTTGATGCTGTTTTTCATTTTATGAACACCCGTAAAGATTACAATGCGCAATACAAAGTGTTTAAAGAATATTTTGTGGTATGCTGGTCTGCCCAAAAAAAATTAGTAAAAGAGAAAACCTTTTTTTCTAGGGTTGATATCGAATTGATAAACGAGCAAGTACGCTTGTTTTTTTCGGTATTCGATGAGGTTTCAATTTCTATTGATTCGGATAGTTTTAAGATTATCGAATATGTGAATTTAGGGCTTCAAAACACCAATAAATATTATCCGTTGGAAGAAACCATTATAAGTTTTGAAGATAATGCCAATTATAATATTGAAACAAAATTATTATTCGAGCCACCTCAGTTTGATAAAAAAGTACTGCATCATATTTACAATGCCAACAATGCCATTTTGGAAAAGCTTAAAAAAGGACTTCCTTTTACAAAAAATGAAGAACAAGATTTAAAAAACTTACCGGTAACGTACTTAATTTGTTACCTCAATCTTTTCCATGAAGCCATTGATAAACTTCACGAAGCAAAACCCTACCTAAAAGCGTATAGCGAGGAATTGTACAGCCTTTATAAAGAAGCCTTGCGCATTTTAAGAAAGGTAAAGTATAGTTGATGGTTTTACTTTAAATAAAATCCAATTGCTTAAATGACTTGTTAAGTACTTTTTTATCATCTACTTCAAGCCATTTATCTAATACGGTAGCATAAATGGTTCTAAAATCTATTTCGAATTTTAAATCGCCGTTATCGTCCAAATCGTTTAAACTTGCCACATTGTTGTAGATGCCTTGGCGCTTTAAATTCTCGCCGATAACAAAAATGTTATTTGCCGTACCGTGGTCGGTGCCAATGCTAGCGTTTTGCGATACGCGACGCCCAAATTCAGAAAACGTTAAAATCAAGGTATCTTTAAAGGTGTTGTGGGCTCTTAAATCATCTACAAAAGCCTCTACACTTTTGGCGTAAATGCCCAACAGCCGCTTTTGGGTATTTAATTGATTAACGTGCGTATCGAAACCATCCAAAGCCGTGTAAAATACTTTGGTCTGCAAATGCGAATTGATAAACTGCGCCGTGGTTTTCATTTGTTTTCCAAATTTGTTATTGGGGTATTCTTTTTTAGTGGACACGGTTTTGCTAGTTTCAAAAATATATTGGGCAGACGATTGGGCGGCAATCATCGATTTGTACAAATAGCCTAAATTATGCTCGCTTAAATGAGTGTCGTTTTGGTGTTTTGCCAAGTTTTTAAAATAGGGGTCTCTAGATAAATTGTACAGCGATTTGGCATCTTGCGTCGCCAAGGCATTTAAGGTTTCGCCTTTCATGGCAAGGGATAACTTTTCATCAACCTCAATGGCACTGTGTGGGTGCGTTCCGTAATGATCTAAATACCTGCCAATCCATCCGCTTTGCGAATATTTATTGGAATCGGTAGCTGTTTGCCAAATGTCCATCGACCTAAAATGCGACCGCACCGGATTGGGGTACCCTACATTGTTGATGATTGACAAATAGCCTTTGTCGTACAGCTGTTTTAAAGGTTTTAAGCTGGGATGTAGCCCAACATCATCATTAATTTTAATGGTATTGCTTTTTGAAATCCCTAGGGTTGGTCGGTTTTTGTAATACAAATCGTTTCTAAAGGGAATCACGGTGTTCAACCCATCGTTACCGCCCGAAAGCTGAATGATGACCAAACGTTTGTACCCCAATTTACTGCTCGCCACCTCCTCGAAAGCGCGCACAAAACTGGGTACCAAAAATAGGCTACTGGCCAAAGACGACTGTTTTAAAAATTTTCTTCTGTCCATAAATAAATAATTTTCCTAAAGCAAAATTCTTTTTTAGATTCCCGCATTCGCGAGAATGACAATTTCAACTGATACGCCAACGCTACACATTGGCGAATTTTTTATTATCAACACATTTGATATTCGGGCAACGACATGAGCTGTATGCTATATTCTTGCTTCGAAGGTTTATCTAAAGTCCTTAAATACGCTTTTGTATTATCGTTTATTTTACAAGCCAAAAGGTGTGTTTCCAATTCACTCATCTTAACATTTTTAAAATGGCTGTTGAAATAACTCCAATTCGCATCCGCTTTAAAACGTTTACCATATTTTTTATTGAACACAGCTTTTTTAAAATCTATTTTAGCATCCGCTTTACCGGTTTTAACTTTTGAGATGTACGCGCTGTTCAACAACAAAGACGGAAGCTTTAACCGCAGTACAATGGTGTTGCTGTCAATCCATTGTTTGCCACCTTTCCATCCGGCGACATTTGGCGGGTTTAATAGGATTTGCCCCAATAGTTTTTGCATGTAAAGCCATTGTTTTGGGTTTTTAAATGTAATGGGCACTGTGCTTTTTAAGCCCACCAAAAACTCAATGGGCGATTTTATCTTTACACCGATGTTTTTTTTATCGTAAAACCAATCGGACATGAGCATGTAGCGCATCAAAGTTTCAATGTTATAGTTTCTATAAAACACGTTGGCCATCGCGTTAACATGGTTTTCATCCACGTTTTCATTTACAAAATAACGGTATATTTTTCCGCAGATAAATGTGGCGCATTGTTTTTGTTTCAAGATTATATCGACAATGTCTTCGCCCGAAAAGTTTCCGGCTTTGCCAAAAAAGGTTTTATCGCTTTCATCGTGCTGCCGTTTCCTAAAAACGAATTCGCCCCGCAAATTATGGCTGTAACCGGTAAAGGCCTTGGCGCTTTCTTTTATGTCGGTTTCGGTGTAATGGCCTTCTCCCAAAGTGAACAGTTCCATCAGCTCTCGGGCAAAATTCTCGTTGGGGTTTTGCTTTCTGTTTTGTTTGGTGTTTAGGTATTTTACCATGGCGGCTTCTTTTGAAATGGCGTTTACAAAAGCCTTGAAATTACCGAGGGCATGTGTTCTTAGGGTATTGTTAAATTGCTGGATGTAAGTAATGCTGTTGTCTTTGCACACAAAATGGTTGGCCCAAAAAAGCGTCATTTTTTCCCTTAAAATTTCGGTGGAATCGGTAAGTCGTTCCATCCAAGCCAAGTTGAATTCCATTTGTTTTTCACGACTTAACTTTCTGATTTTACGACGGGATTCGGGACTAAGTTTTTTTGTAACCATCATGTTACCACTAAAAACGGCTTCGATTTCGGAAGTGTCAACTCGCAACGGCGTTACGGTTTTTGAAGCTTCAACAAGGCCATCAACAATGTGCGCTTTACTTTTTTTTAATAACGTTTGAAGCTGATCGGGGAGCAGCCCAAAGCCAACGCGTCGATATAAATGTTGAATGTGCTTGGGTTTCATAACTAATATTTTGCTGCACTTTTTAGACTCGGATATTTTAAATAGGTTTAATTTTGGAAAAAGAGCACAAAAAAAACCGTTTCAAATAGAAACGGTTTTCTGAACATTTAAATTGCTTAAAAGCCAATTACAAATCAAACTTAATCCCTTGCGCTAAAGGCAATTCATCAGAATAATTAATAGTATTGGTTTGTCTGCGCATGTACACTTTCCAAGCATCGCTGCCTGATTCGCGTCCGCCACCAGTTTCTTTTTCGCCACCAAAAGCACCACCAATTTCGGCACCCGAAGTCCCGATATTTACATTGGC
Protein-coding regions in this window:
- a CDS encoding tetratricopeptide repeat protein, translated to MKHISIFILTLFTAFSFAQEKEQLMALKKANNYVYEGNTLANEDDFVSAEMAYRKAISEQPTSVAGIYNLGNSYYKKGNYEEALFRHQQAAENAASKAEKHKAFHNIGNILMQNKKCKEAVEAYKSALRNNPADDETRYNLGLAKECAEQQKDQQDENKDDENKDNKDENKDEQNQDKKDNEGDNKEDNKDEGDKDKKEGDDKKDDEGKPKDEKEDKGKGDDDKKKEQQKPKPQPGQLSPQQIKSLLEAMNNQEKKVQEKMNAEKQKGIKIKTEKDW
- a CDS encoding vWA domain-containing protein, whose translation is MQLEEKIWFWALGIIPVIILFFLVLQIWKHKAQQKFADKKLLKRLSPNRSLFKSILKIVVLSLAFACLTLALVNPKIGTKLETVKREGVDIVFAVDVSKSMLAEDIAPNRLEKSKQLVTQIINNLASDRVGIIAYAGKAFPQLPITTDYASAKMFLNSMNTDMLSSQGTAIDEAIKLAKTYFDDEQQTNRVLIIISDGEDHGENAVALAEEANKEGIRIFTIGVGDVKGGPIPEKRNGIVLNYKKDNQGETVITRLDEETLKKIAAEANGAYINGKSTSDVVENIREILNKMDKTEFEAKQFAEYKDQFQWFLGFGIFFLLLDVFLLERKTAWLKKLNLFNENL
- a CDS encoding vWA domain-containing protein codes for the protein MFEGIQFLNKELFWLLLLLPLALFWYVLKHKKQTAELKMSSLKGFKTTNSWLPKVKHLLFVLRLMALALLILAIARPQTVDVSTRTKTTKGIDIVMAIDVSASMLAKDLSPNRLEALKKVAAEFIKGRPNDRIGLVEYAGESFTKTPITSDKSIVLRSLKDIKYNTIIEGGTAIGMGLATSVNRLKDSKASSKVIILLTDGVNNSGFIDPKIASELALEYDIKTYTIGIGTNGTALTPVSILPNGNFQYARAQVEIDEELLKEIAQVTGGKYFRATNNKKLEEIYNEINKLEKTEIEEFKFYNYEEKYRSLVLLAGALLLLELLLRFTFFRSFI
- a CDS encoding BatD family protein gives rise to the protein MKKAKMDKKIKINIKDKGKKTSSFRLRASSVIFFFLCSFSVLNAQVTSAIDSTSIKIGEQITYSIQVETDSTSLVVFPEGQTFSPLEMIESYKVDTLKNNDRFNLIKKYGLTQFDSGSYTIPRQKIIIGDKTIFTDSLKVEVHNVVVDTTKQGLYDIKPIIEVDKSGSNWWKYVLLTLLIIGIIGFLIYWFIWRKKPLSEEEQIALLPPYDRAKLALKKLDESQYLEHENLKDYYSELTFIIRKYLDEKVYDRALESTTDELISRLNLLKDGNQVDISKDDIKKLESILKRADLVKFAKSAPDVELAKLDRNTIDVEIDNVKEALPEPTEEEKLLDEKYKAEQARKKKRKKVIITVAIGVFLLISTFVGFGLKYGFSYVKDTIIGHESKELLEGNWVTSAYGYPPITISTPKVLKRVEVPMAEGAKSNMSVSAFSYGTLLDFFSVTVSTTVLNNAGENNIDLEKVSENSLKAFEAKGAKDIVVLRDKFTTPNGAEGLKTHGTLKIPNLTSEKLQSGKYTMLQFASQNVLQQIIITSAENDTYADQMVERILYSVELKEAEE
- a CDS encoding DUF58 domain-containing protein — protein: MDTKELLKKVRKIEIKTRRLSDHIFGGEYHSTFKGRGMTFSEVRQYQFGDDVRNIDWNVTARYNEPYIKVFEEERELTMMLMVDVSGSELFGTQEQFKNEVVTEIAATLAFSATQNNDKIGLILFSDKVELYIPPKKGRSHVLRIIRELIEFQPESKQTNIAEALKFLSNVMKKKAIVFVLSDFIADDYKQTMKIVSGKHDVTGIRVYDKREEDLPNLGMVQMQDEETGELMLVNTASKKVRRNYGKFYQEKVDYYTDAFTKSGAGIIDCRVDESYVKKLLGYFKRRG
- a CDS encoding AAA family ATPase; translation: MEETGTIDIKTINEKIEKESAFVDLLMLEMNKVIVGQKHMVERLLIGLLGQGHILLEGVPGLAKTLAINTLSQAVDGSFSRIQFTPDLLPADVTGTLIYNMKVSDFSIKKGPIFANFVLADEINRAPAKVQSALLEAMQEKQVTIGDETFALDKPFLVMATQNPVEQEGTYPLPEAQVDRFMLKTVIDYPKLNEEQFIMRANLKGAWDKVNPVVSVAQILKAQEVVREVYMDEKIEKYILDIIFATRYPEKYKLADLKPLISFGASPRGSINLATAAKCFAFIKRRGYVIPEDVRAVVHDVLRHRIGITYEAEAENVTSEDIINKIVNEIEVP
- a CDS encoding SDR family NAD(P)-dependent oxidoreductase — its product is MTKTALITGATSGIGEATAYEFAKHGIHLVLCGRRLERLKTIQQALEKLTHVHILNFDVRDKAETLRAIESLPKAFKTIDILINNAGNAHGLDPIQAGDLDDWDAMMDINVKGLLYVSKAVIPQMTERQSGHIINIGSSAGKEVYPKGNVYCASKHAVLAITEGMRIDLNPFGIKVGAINPGLVETEFSQVRFKGDAVADTVYKGYKALQAKDVAEIIYFAISRPPHVNIADLLVFCTAQASSTIVKREL
- a CDS encoding ATP-binding protein; amino-acid sequence: MINKRLLIKHLLAHNDENSFYDKKRKIDISQKEGKAKFLKHICALSNSNPKNNSYIVIGVEDEDNNIIGVDFFDDSKIQNLINAYLNHPPIVQYENIPFPHLPDDKVVGLVTIRPTGKITSLRKNIWKYYGGSVFFRDGSMSMPKVFDIELKDINSKIVEAIENHAQNNIEHTLDAVFHFMNTRKDYNAQYKVFKEYFVVCWSAQKKLVKEKTFFSRVDIELINEQVRLFFSVFDEVSISIDSDSFKIIEYVNLGLQNTNKYYPLEETIISFEDNANYNIETKLLFEPPQFDKKVLHHIYNANNAILEKLKKGLPFTKNEEQDLKNLPVTYLICYLNLFHEAIDKLHEAKPYLKAYSEELYSLYKEALRILRKVKYS